A genomic segment from Variovorax paradoxus B4 encodes:
- a CDS encoding lipocalin family protein: protein MPFRHRSAAAAAASRAPFDDRRTSQAIGTLATAFVVGGVATWIAMGAGRTARAQLPGPADGAPLMRAPLQVVAPVDLQRYAGIWHEQARLPNRFQKQCAGPVSAEYTPQPDGTVQVLNRCVRPDGHFDEAVGTARVVPVAGQPGAGRLEVRFAPSWLSWLPMVWGDYWILKLDRDYQVALVGTPDREYLWVLSRAPRLEDDALQAELDYAASLGFDTSKVVLTGR from the coding sequence ATGCCTTTTCGCCATCGCTCCGCCGCGGCTGCCGCCGCCAGCCGCGCGCCATTCGATGACCGCCGCACCAGCCAGGCCATCGGCACCCTGGCCACGGCCTTCGTGGTGGGCGGCGTCGCAACCTGGATCGCCATGGGTGCGGGCCGCACTGCGCGTGCGCAGCTGCCCGGGCCGGCCGATGGCGCGCCCCTCATGCGTGCGCCGCTGCAGGTGGTGGCGCCGGTCGATCTGCAGCGCTATGCCGGCATCTGGCACGAGCAGGCCCGGCTGCCCAACCGCTTCCAGAAACAGTGCGCCGGCCCCGTGAGCGCCGAGTACACGCCGCAGCCCGATGGCACCGTGCAGGTCCTCAACCGCTGCGTGCGGCCCGACGGCCATTTCGACGAGGCGGTGGGAACGGCCCGCGTGGTGCCGGTGGCGGGCCAGCCCGGCGCGGGCCGGCTCGAAGTGCGCTTTGCGCCCTCGTGGCTGAGCTGGCTGCCGATGGTGTGGGGCGACTACTGGATCCTGAAGCTCGACCGCGACTACCAGGTGGCGCTGGTCGGCACGCCCGACCGCGAATACCTCTGGGTTCTTTCGCGCGCGCCGCGCCTCGAGGACGACGCGCTGCAGGCCGAGCTGGACTACGCCGCCAGCCTGGGGTTCGACACGTCGAAGGTGGTGCTCACCGGCCGATAG
- the tal gene encoding transaldolase — protein sequence MNQLDALRQWTTVVADTGDFKQLAISKPQDATTNPSLILKAVQKPEYRPLLDEAVSKHAGKPLDEVIDRLLVRFGTEILSIIPGRVSTEVDARLSFDTAATIARGERIVALYRAEGIDTEKRLLIKVASTWEGIEAARALEHKGIRTNLTLLFSFAQAVACGAAGVQLISPFVGRIYDWYKKSAGVQWNEAANAGANDPGVKSVRQIFEYYKQHGIKTEVMGASFRNVGQIQALAGCDLLTISPELLAELAANNEPLAHALDATAAPRADVPKLSYDEAGFRFALNEDAMATEKLAEGIRAFAADAVKLEKLMQESGK from the coding sequence ATGAACCAACTCGATGCTCTCCGCCAATGGACCACCGTGGTCGCCGACACGGGCGACTTCAAGCAACTTGCCATTTCCAAGCCGCAAGATGCGACCACCAATCCGTCGCTCATCCTGAAGGCGGTGCAGAAGCCCGAATACCGGCCGCTGCTCGACGAAGCCGTCAGCAAGCACGCGGGCAAGCCGCTCGACGAGGTCATCGACCGGCTGCTGGTGCGCTTCGGCACTGAAATCCTCTCGATCATTCCGGGCCGTGTGTCGACCGAAGTCGACGCGCGCCTTTCGTTCGACACGGCCGCCACCATTGCGCGCGGCGAGCGCATCGTGGCGCTCTACAGGGCCGAAGGCATCGACACCGAGAAGCGCCTGCTGATCAAGGTGGCCTCCACCTGGGAGGGCATCGAGGCGGCGCGCGCCCTGGAGCACAAGGGCATCCGCACCAACCTCACGCTGCTGTTCTCGTTCGCGCAGGCCGTGGCCTGCGGTGCGGCCGGCGTGCAGCTCATCTCGCCCTTCGTGGGCCGCATCTACGACTGGTACAAGAAGTCGGCCGGCGTCCAATGGAACGAGGCCGCCAATGCGGGGGCGAACGATCCCGGCGTGAAATCGGTGCGCCAGATCTTCGAGTACTACAAGCAGCACGGCATCAAGACCGAGGTGATGGGCGCCAGCTTTCGCAATGTGGGACAGATCCAGGCCCTGGCCGGCTGCGACCTGCTGACCATCAGCCCCGAGCTGCTGGCCGAGCTGGCTGCGAACAACGAGCCGCTCGCGCATGCGCTCGATGCCACCGCCGCGCCAAGGGCCGACGTGCCGAAACTGAGCTACGACGAGGCCGGCTTCCGCTTCGCGCTGAACGAAGACGCCATGGCCACCGAGAAGCTCGCCGAAGGCATCCGTGCCTTCGCGGCCGATGCCGTGAAGCTCGAAAAACTCATGCAGGAAAGCGGCAAGTAA